The genomic DNA GAAGTAGAATTCTGATCTCTGTCTGGAGTAACCTGAGCATGGACATGTGAGAGTACAGACTCAGACAGCTCGTGTTCCGTACACTTCAGAGAACCTGTCATATTCCCTGAATCGTGATCATCCTCAGGCCCAAGTGTGTGATTCTGCAGAAGCCCAGACCAGCCAGTGTCCATTTCCAAAGATGAGACATCTGATAGTTCTGCAGGCATGCGAGTGTCCTCCATTTCTTCAGGAAAGCCGAAGCCAGGTGATATCTGTGGGCTTTGCTTCATCATATTCCTCAATACTTCCTCACTGTTTTCATGACTCGGTTTCAGTTGCATCTCTGTCAGCTCGGGTGTGCTTTGGGATTCAATTCCTACCTTGCCTGGAAAATAAGCAGAAACAAGGGTtatattaatgaattaaattgCCTTATCTAAAATGTAAACCAttaccagaaaaaaaacacttggttGGTGTGAGTGAGTTCAGTCCAATAAAAATCTGAATACATAATACTCCATCTACTGAAATTGTTTTCAACTAAATAAGCCTTTACTATGTAAGAGGATTGATGATCTAATTCTGTTTATTGCAGAAGCTAAGTGTATTGAGGCAACATAAATTTGAGACTGCCTGCATGAGAAGATATTAACCTTTCTATACACAAGCCACATAGACAAATGCATCCTAAGGTCTATGAGCTACAGGGGAAAAGTGAAAACAATCCCATAAGCAAGGGTCAAGAAGCACATTGGGTAAGGGGGAGTTTGACATTTCTTAACTAAACTATGATATATGTGCAATGGcattatattgttattaatgGAAAGtaagtttttaaaagttttaattatttttatttatcgtCATGCTGCCTTGAGGTAAATGGtgggttattttattttcatagcCTATTAAACCACAGTGTGTTAAATTTATCAACACTTATTGGTAAAgttttgcagctgaatatcaCTCACCTTACCCTTCCCTTAGTAGCCTTTAGTTAGGATTAAAACTCAAAAAGACCTTTAGTTTGTCCAGTGCGgactattgtaaaaacatggtggtccaaaatgacggCCTCTGTGGGGCAGacctggctcctgatataaatataaaagactCATTCTGGAGTAAAGATGAAGAACATTTCATACAATCAGGTAATTATAGACttagtataattattttaaatttaatttcagacaaatgaaaataatgtgacctgaatttcacacactgcaccttaaACTGAGAGAAATCCTTCCACCAGAGATAAACAGACATAGGCAAAAGTATGGTACATTATTTCTGAAATATGTGGtattaaatacacacagtatgtaatttCTGCAGCTCAAAGTCTCTAACTTTAAACAATGACAAAAGTCCTAGTTTGATGACATAAGGAAGCAGcgtggaatcatgggaattgttaGCAAAAGATGTCATTATAAGGTGAATATGGATTTCTAcagatttaaagagtgttgaatatattttatgaatatttaacaTGAATGAAGAAATGTTACTAATTAAATATTTAGGTCATAAAATGGCCAATgacatgtcatcagagattaagaaaaacaagttccatttaaatactaaaACAACAGCCATTATattcaaaatgtatatttaatttgACAGCCTGCAAACGCTGGTTAGGTATAAGTATATTACTTATTTTGATATTCCTTTATTGTTCCTGAATtcctgacaaagacaaaaactcacAGATCACATTAAACTGGCTAAAACCAGATAAcagtgttattgttgtggtttaaTCTGTGTATGTGCTattgggattattttttttacatcttgaAAATGTTATCAGAATCAGCTTCTCAATGCCAAAAACAATGTGTGATGAGGAGAGAAATGGACCCAAATGAAACAACACTCACCATCAAGAGTACTGCTCCACCCTCCTAAATGCACAGATGAACAAGACGGGGTATTAACAACCTCTTTCTTCACATCCACAGCAGTTACCAcgtcctctttttcttctgctgccTGAAGAGGACATACCTATAGAACAAAGGAGTATGACATATTACAATAAGAATTGTCTTCAAATGCAATTAACAAAGGTTCAATATCtacatatatacgtgtgtgtgtgtatgtatatatatatatatatatatatatatatatatatatatatactgtattctgtatatatactgtatacattactgtatacattatatatatatatataacccatatatgggttatatatatataacccatatatgtatatatatgtacatatatatgtatacatatatgtgtgtagaTATGTGTACAGCAAACAACACATgatgattttcattcattttctatccATTAAAGAATTTACACAGTTTACTAGTTTAAATTTTCACTCTGAAGCAAAACCAATCTTAAATCATCATTAATGtatcaaaaattaaaaataaactacaaTGCTGTGAAAATATTTTTGGACATACTGTCCAGCCCCAGTAGCAATATGGTGGCTCCAGCTGACCCAAAGTGCCCTGCCTGCAGTAACATCTGAACACCTGTACAGTTAATCTACACTTTGCACAATCAcactttgtgtgtctttgaatgTGGTTTACAGTATACAGTTTTAAATAGTtttctaaatgtatttgttgCCCACAAAGGAGTTAAACCCGACAATcaactggtttcttcaactttaaCTCAGGAGCACAAATTAGTACTTATTTAAGGGAACAATTATGATGATAATTCTCAATACTGACAGATCATCTTTATCGTGGCCATATCGTCTAGCTATGTTCCTACCTGTGTTTGCCTCTCAGGGCTGGGAGTTTGTGAAGGATCATCCTCCTCCTGTGGCTCTGACACTGCTATGACTTCTTGTCTGTGGCTTCTTGTCCATCTCTCAGTACTGTCGTCTTCCTTCACACCACAGGCCCTCAACACGTCTAAAAGTTAAGCAACACAGTACTTTAGTGACAAAAGATGTCACCAGAGTTATGTCAGCACTCATGTGTTTCTGATTTTACCAACCTTGTTGATCATTAGATATTTCCCCTGCAGGGGCGGTGCACAGTTTCACATCCCTCTTGGTACAGTCCACACACCTTCCAGTATTTTCTCCATGTTTAGCCTCATGATCACTTAATTTCTTTTCAGTCCACTGAAGCCGCATCATCAGAGACTCCACCTCCTGGCCCCTGCGCTTCACCTCTTCCAAAAAGCCTTCCTCCACCAATCTCGTCACCTCGTACATGGCTGTCTTCACCACCGTCTCCATAACGTCCGAGAGCTGAGTCTGAAAGGTCACTAACAGAGTGTCCAGATGCGACATGGTAGACTCTTCCAGTGCCCGATCGAAAGCACTCAAAAGCAAACAGGACTCCGcgtgtttgtaaaaaaaacaacaaggaggacagacagagttgTCCTCATGGAAAACTCTACCACATATTGTGTGGGTTAGGCCATTGTCGTAAAGCAGTGTTTATCCAGCTACACATGTTACTGTTGAAGCTGTTTTATAAAACGAATAAACTGAAATCCACTCGATTCCAAACGTTAAAATGTCAACTCAACAGAACCCAGCGTGATTTTACTGATATCAATCACCTCCATTTCAGCTCCAGCTATCAGCTAGCTAGCTTCAGGCTAGCCCCCGTATGCTAACAAACGTAAACAGCATCGAAGAGTCAACAACACGTGTACAACCACTGGCTATAAAAGCATAAGCCGAACCTAACCCTGTCGCTCTATTTGGTTTCCACAATAACGACTGTGTATCAGATCGAGTTCATGTGTATACTGTCTTGACATTTAATCCGAGCTAGACATGAGACAATATTGTTTTTGCCCGTGGCGTCATGCATGACGCTGTACGGTGGCCTTGCCTGGAAGTAACAAAACGCGTATTCAAAAGTGAAACCTATGCGCTGCGCCAAGTAGGAAATGTAGAACTCAATACCAATGACACCATGCAAGTGATATTGCGCTGGCTAAGTTTGCATGTAATAAAATGTCATTACGTTTTACAGATCagccttttattatttttaataaccgCTCATACAAAATTATAGTCAGCAGACGAGGAAAAACGAAAAGTACCAAACTCACCACCATTAagtcacttttttgtcactgaCCCAAATATATGCAGCATAGAATGTAGtcctttttttataatttcatttCCCTGTAACCTCTTGCACAGTGATGTAGATCTGGATATTAGGATTTTATCCCTTCTTTTAAGGCTCTTTTTTTAAGAGCTACATTTAATACAGGGGCCAAGTTTGTGTCTAACATCCACACTCACCATATTATATTGAGTAGGTACATTTCACCAGGCAGGGCTTGTTTCACAGATATCAGTGTGTCCCTACTAATAATGTTTGATTCaggattgtttaaaaaaatgtgttaaccTTGTGATTTAGGGGAGTGTATTGTCAGTTAGCAACTGTAATGGACCCTGATGCAGGGCTAGATAGAGTGCTTTCTGTagtttatttaatgaattaatttgaTCTCCTACACTGTGTCCATCTTTCTTCCAGGTGtgactcttcactttcttccaCTCAAGTATTTAATCTTGGTCTTTATTTTAAACTCCGCCACTGATGTCTCTTAATTTGCAAACTGTTGATTTCTTGTGCAAAAGTTACGAGTAAGTCTCCTTTTGCATTGAACAGATTGGTCAGATTGTAAAGATAGTATAAAGGGTGTAGATCAATAGAAACATCTCGCTGACTGCTAGTTCCGGAGTACTTCTTACCCTCCAAATTCTTGACCATGCTGACCTGGTGTCTCCACTGTTACTCCTCCCAGCTACCAGGGCACAAGAAAATGTGTCCCTGTTATTTTACGTTTATGCTCCCCAAACATCTTTTCTGATTTGCTGGTCAAATAAACAATATGCATCATATCTATTTGGTCTGCTTAGGTACTGAAGccaaataaattcaaatataCAGTGCATATATCATTAGTTTCTGCTGTACTTATGCCAGTTTTTCTGTAGTATTTTTCAAGAACCATTGCTTGTCCTTTTGTCACATGGGCCACACTTGCTAGAATTTTATTTTAAGGCTTTATACACTCTGGGGAGATATTCTTTACTGTTTAAAAGTAAACCACCGCTTAGTTGTTGTGTATACACTTGGAGACCATGTTTAAGTGACATTTATACACCATTCTACACCTTACAGTGCAAAAATATCTTTGTCTTTATGAAGTCTTGTGTTATAATACAATTTGTCCTGAGAAAAAAGAACATTCTCAGAAACGGCCTCGATTGAGAAAAACCCCAAACATAATAAGAACTGAGATTGAATCTCATGAATTGGTATTTACAGACATGGTGAAGTAACCAATAATGAAATACAGCAACAAACTTTTACTTTCATTCTGAAACCGTTATGTAGTCACATGGATGATACTCCTTTTTTTGAACAAacagatgtttgttgtttttgactgGCACTTTCCTTAGCAACTATATGGTTTGTGAATTACaaccagagaaaagaaaataaccaGACCACAAGGTACCACTTTGGGTTGTAGCAATATTGATGAGAAACAACTATGACTCAAAtacaaacattcatttaaatattttaaattaagtcACACTCTTGACTCAAACTTTAAAATGCACGGAAGccttttaaatgtagttttaaagGGCTGGCACGTGTTTTCGCTGGTGTGACTTCAGATGATCTAGTCGTTTGAAGCTGAGACCACAGACAGCACAGCAGTACGGTCTTTCCCCTGTGTGGGTGCGCTGGTGAACCTTCAGTATGTCCGCCCGTGTGAAGCTCTTATCGCACATTGTGCAGCGATGAggtttttcctgtgtgtgaatTCTGCGATGGAGCTTCAGATTCCAGAGACGGCTGAACTTGTTCCCACAAACGGTGCAGCAATACGGTTTGTCAGCTGTCCGGCCACATTTATGCATCTTAAGATCAGAGAAGGAAGGGAAACTTTTACCGCAATGGCTGCAAAGGTGGAGCCCCTGACCAGAGTGAATCCTCTGGTGGACTTTGAGGTTACAGGCTTGGGTAAATGTCTTTCCACATTGGGTGCAGGAGTATGGTGACCCTTGTCCGGGGCCTTTGTGCATCTGTTTATGAGCCTTAAGAGAGGTGGAATCTGGGAACGACAAGCAGCACTGATGACATGTGTGTCTCCTACCACCTCTCCCAGCTGCCTGATGCTGTAACCTCCCTCCGAGGTTTAAGGTATCACTGTATGTATCTGAGACCCCATAGATATCCTTGGTGCTGTCTAAAGACTGGTCATTTTGAAAGCCCTGGCCCTGGAATCTGCCTCCTGAATCACCCGAGTACAGTATACTTGGGTCTTGTAGATATCCTTCCTCATTAATCAATAAACAGCTGAATTCTCCACCTACATCAATGTTAGTCTTTGAGGGTGAGCCAACAGGTGAACCTCCACTTCGTGGGGCACCTGTCTGGTACATTTGATGCTCAGTTCCTTCAGGTGCCTCTACATCCCCCTCATAATGTCCCATGTAATTCAATTCCTCACCCAGGTGGGATGGTGATCCGTGTAACTGATCTAAATTACCCATTTCTATCATGTTGGCATCGTCATAGCCAGTCTTGTCAATGTCGCCCAAGCCTTCCATGCTGTATCGGTTCTGGAAAAGAGGTTCAGATGGGTCACCCAAGTGTCGTTGTTGCTCTGATTGAACTCTCTGCTCAAAGCCAGCTTCCCAGTTCACTTGGCACTTTGGGATCTTTTGGTCACTGTAACGTTTACTGGGCCCCGGCACACCTGCTGTATCCGTTTCTGTCCaatgaaagaacaaaaagaaaacatgggcACAGGGAATTCAATGACACATCACGTgaacacaaaaaataatgacaatgcCTGTGTTAAAAAATTCCAGTCAAGCAGTAAAAGTGTATCTGACTTCTGCTGGTGAACTTATATTTAATCTAGAGTGGACAATCTTCAAGGGATATTCACCATCATGTCctatgttttaaaataacatgtctCTGTTCTTATGTAAGAGTGTTAATGTTAAAGTATGAGCAGGACAGTTTAACTGACTGTGTGGATTAGGAGAAATATATACATTGAAagctgtttttgtattt from Solea solea chromosome 10, fSolSol10.1, whole genome shotgun sequence includes the following:
- the si:ch73-109d9.2 gene encoding zinc finger and SCAN domain-containing protein 2 isoform X1, coding for MADTVVTFQSQLSGVMETVFKAAMYEITRLVEESFLEEVTRCREQVETLKRRLRWSECRRKDREGDRRPGLRCSDCGRAGVSDEERPRDTEISLKQESVLQEGISGSQCTEKETADHEVDEVRPEDHCTIRTTRSPGVQGEHLDRLLKEEALHIPPETTESQERWGIHLDETDTAGVPGPSKRYSDQKIPKCQVNWEAGFEQRVQSEQQRHLGDPSEPLFQNRYSMEGLGDIDKTGYDDANMIEMGNLDQLHGSPSHLGEELNYMGHYEGDVEAPEGTEHQMYQTGAPRSGGSPVGSPSKTNIDVGGEFSCLLINEEGYLQDPSILYSGDSGGRFQGQGFQNDQSLDSTKDIYGVSDTYSDTLNLGGRLQHQAAGRGGRRHTCHQCCLSFPDSTSLKAHKQMHKGPGQGSPYSCTQCGKTFTQACNLKVHQRIHSGQGLHLCSHCGKSFPSFSDLKMHKCGRTADKPYCCTVCGNKFSRLWNLKLHRRIHTQEKPHRCTMCDKSFTRADILKVHQRTHTGERPYCCAVCGLSFKRLDHLKSHQRKHVPAL
- the si:ch73-109d9.2 gene encoding zinc finger and SCAN domain-containing protein 2 isoform X2, producing the protein MADTVVTFQSQLSGVMETVFKAAMYEITRLVEESFLEEVTRCREQVETLKRRLRWSECRRKDREGDRRPGLRCSDCGRAGVSDEERPRDTEISLKQESVLQEGISGSQCTEKETADHEVDESPGVQGEHLDRLLKEEALHIPPETTESQERWGIHLDETDTAGVPGPSKRYSDQKIPKCQVNWEAGFEQRVQSEQQRHLGDPSEPLFQNRYSMEGLGDIDKTGYDDANMIEMGNLDQLHGSPSHLGEELNYMGHYEGDVEAPEGTEHQMYQTGAPRSGGSPVGSPSKTNIDVGGEFSCLLINEEGYLQDPSILYSGDSGGRFQGQGFQNDQSLDSTKDIYGVSDTYSDTLNLGGRLQHQAAGRGGRRHTCHQCCLSFPDSTSLKAHKQMHKGPGQGSPYSCTQCGKTFTQACNLKVHQRIHSGQGLHLCSHCGKSFPSFSDLKMHKCGRTADKPYCCTVCGNKFSRLWNLKLHRRIHTQEKPHRCTMCDKSFTRADILKVHQRTHTGERPYCCAVCGLSFKRLDHLKSHQRKHVPAL
- the si:ch73-109d9.3 gene encoding zinc finger protein with KRAB and SCAN domains 8 — its product is MSHLDTLLVTFQTQLSDVMETVVKTAMYEVTRLVEEGFLEEVKRRGQEVESLMMRLQWTEKKLSDHEAKHGENTGRCVDCTKRDVKLCTAPAGEISNDQQDVLRACGVKEDDSTERWTRSHRQEVIAVSEPQEEDDPSQTPSPERQTQVCPLQAAEEKEDVVTAVDVKKEVVNTPSCSSVHLGGWSSTLDGKVGIESQSTPELTEMQLKPSHENSEEVLRNMMKQSPQISPGFGFPEEMEDTRMPAELSDVSSLEMDTGWSGLLQNHTLGPEDDHDSGNMTGSLKCTEHELSESVLSHVHAQVTPDRDQNSTSGMSTTSLGVTIKQEVIADSDGCEEGECMKKKEMPKSSISCSVKQHRPNSAAHKRNHISHKATVQEVMKLHPKATAGLKLQAAIQHLHRPMRKNPQTLSNNTTVALSRAHSQVGNPNPLNRCPSTFKSSLPPPLSAQRVHLSDKQAAALSRTAAPWVGNRSQHQSANSQHVDHILHPDSHAGPRHVLRCSQCGKCFPHPSNLKAHLQTHTGERPFCCSLCGRSFTKLSNLKAHRRVHTGERPYCCLACGKRFTQKCNLKRHQRIHLDV